DNA from Paraburkholderia sp. BL10I2N1:
GAAGCGGTGATGAACGCGTCGCCTGAGGCAGCTGGCATTGCCGCATTGGCGAGCGTGCCGTTACAGGACCTCGTGCGTTCGTGAGCGCGCGGGTGATCTCCTGCGGCGTCGTGCTGCTCGACGCCGATGGCCGTGTGCTGCTCGCGCACGCCACCGAAACCACACACTGGGATATTCCGAAAGGGCATGGCGAAGAGGGGGAGGCGCCGTACATCACCGCGTTGCGCGAACTGGTCGAAGAGACCGGCATCGCGCTCGCGCCAGAGCGGCTGAAGGATCTGGGCCTCTTCGTCTATCGCCGCGACAAGGACCTGCATCTATTCGCCGCGCGCGCTGGCGACGGCGAGATCGACCTCGCGCAATGCATCTGCACGTCGATGTTTCCGCGGCGCTTTGACGGCACGCTGATTCCCGAGATGGATGACTATCGCTGGTGTGCGCCGGATGAAGTCGAGCGCTACGCAAGCCGCAGTCTCACGCGGCTCTTTCAGACCACGCTATCGCTCGCTGAACTGCATCGCACGCTGTGAATACGCGGGACGATGCGCTGCCCGCTTGCGGCATCGTGCCGCCGGTCAGTCGTTAAGCCGGTCAATCCAGCGCCTTGTCGTTTGGATGCGCAAACAGTTCACGCATTTCCGCCGACAGCGGGAAATTCAGGTTCGTTGCGTGCGGAGGAATTGGTTGCGTGAACCAGACGTTGTAGAGGCGCTCTGCCTCGCCGGACGTTTGCATATGCGAAATCACCCCGTTGACGAGGTCGCGAAACGACGCGTCTCCCTTGCGGAACATGCACGCGTAGGCCTCATAGCCAAGCGGCGTGCCGGTGATCACGTAGTCCTCGGGATGGGGCTCCGTCGCCTTCAGGCCGTGTAACAGCGGCTCATCCATGACGAACGCGACGGCGCGGTCCGCTCGGACGGCGGCGAATGCTTCCGGGTGATCTCTGGTCGCCGTGATGTGCATGTTGAGCTGCTTGTCGCTATTGAGCCGCCGCAGGAGCCGCTCGTCGGAGGTGCCCGCGGTGGTCACGACCGCCTTGCCGGCCAGATCCGGAAAGTCCGTGATCCCCGACTTCTTGCGCGCGATCATCCGCACCGCGTACTGGAAAAAGCTGTCCGAGAACGCGACCTGACTTTCGCGCTCGAAGGTATGCGTTGTGGAGCCGCATTCGAAGTCGATCTGAGTGTTGAGCAGCATCGGAATGCGGTTGCTCGAGTTGATCGTTATCTCGCGTACCTTGAGATCGTGCATACCGAGCGCCTTCTTGATCTCATCGACGATGCGCAGCGCGATCGTGTACGAATAGCCGACCGTGTGCGAGCCGTCCGAGTAGGCAAACGGGACCGATGCCTCGCGCACGCCAAGCGTGACGACGCCTTCGTCGTGGATTTTCTTCAGGGTGCCGGTGAGTTCATCGGCATGGGTGCCGCACGCGAGCGTG
Protein-coding regions in this window:
- a CDS encoding NUDIX hydrolase; the encoded protein is MSARVISCGVVLLDADGRVLLAHATETTHWDIPKGHGEEGEAPYITALRELVEETGIALAPERLKDLGLFVYRRDKDLHLFAARAGDGEIDLAQCICTSMFPRRFDGTLIPEMDDYRWCAPDEVERYASRSLTRLFQTTLSLAELHRTL
- a CDS encoding transporter substrate-binding domain-containing protein — translated: MKFAARSRLIACAAAATLACGTHADELTGTLKKIHDEGVVTLGVREASVPFAYSDGSHTVGYSYTIALRIVDEIKKALGMHDLKVREITINSSNRIPMLLNTQIDFECGSTTHTFERESQVAFSDSFFQYAVRMIARKKSGITDFPDLAGKAVVTTAGTSDERLLRRLNSDKQLNMHITATRDHPEAFAAVRADRAVAFVMDEPLLHGLKATEPHPEDYVITGTPLGYEAYACMFRKGDASFRDLVNGVISHMQTSGEAERLYNVWFTQPIPPHATNLNFPLSAEMRELFAHPNDKALD